The genomic stretch TTCCACTCTTCGGTTTTTACCATCTGGTTCAGGGTATTTACCCAGAAATCAACGGCGTATTGAGGCATTTCGGGGGGACCGAAAAGACCGCGCCAGTTCACGAAGGTTTCAGAGATACCTGCTTCCATACAGGTGGGAATTGCCGCCACAACACCTTCGCCAACCCGGTGGTCCGCGGTCTGGGCCAGGGCTTTGAGGTCTCCGCTTTCGATAAGTCCGCGGACCTCGGAGAGACCGGTAGAGAAAAGGTCGATATGACCGCCCATTACCTGTGCTGCACCAGAATCGTTAAAGTTGACATAATCAATCTGCCGGAGGTTCTTGACACCTGCAGCCTTGGCCATAATCAGGAACTGAATGTGGTCCATGGAACCGGCAGAAGAGGTCCCGCCGATCTTTATACTCTTGGGATCCTTCTTAAGGGCATTCATTACATCCATAATGCTGTCGTACTTGGAATCCGCTTTAACAACGAATACCGCGTAGTCTGCAATCAGGTTCGCAAGGGGGGTCACATTCTCATAGTTCAGGTCAGTTGATCCTGAAAGCTTGGTAAGGATAAGCGGGGGCGAATAGACCGTAATAATATTATCCGCTTTGGGCTTCTCCTGCAGGCTGGCAAGGTGTACAGCACCGCCGGCGCCTGGATTGTTGCGGACCGGCATGGGGACTTTTACAAGACCCGTATCCTTCAAGACCTTCGCTACAGTCCGGATAGTCAGGTCCCATCCTCCGCCTGCACCCGAGGGGGCCACAAAATCCAGAGCTCCCTTGGGATACTGGACTTGTCCGCCCTCTTTTTGCCCTTCTGCCACCAGCGGGGCCGCCAGGGCAAAGCAGATAGAAAGAACCAGCAGGCTTACCATGATTTTTTTCATACAAACTCCTTATTAGAAAAATTTTCGCAGCCAGGCTGCGTTTTGCGACTATAGTTAATCCGCGACGTTTCGAATCACATCGATAATGGTTCCGTCACGGTATTCCACAAGGCCGACAATCTTGTCGCCGAATTTTATGGGTTCCGGTGTGCCAGCCACCCGTTCAGCCCGTTCTTTTAACTCGTGAATCGTGTACAACGGCAATTTACTGCCGCGATAATAGTCAACCAGGTCCTTTCTGCGGGGATTGATGGCGATACCTCTGTCGGTAACCAGGATATCCACGCTTTCGCCGGGGGTAATAACCGTCAAAACCCGGTCCACAACGCTGGAAATTCTGCCGCGGATCAGGGGCGCCACTACAATAGAGAGACCCGAACCCACGGCTGTATCGGAATGCCCCCCGGAAGCTCCCATAATTATTCCGTCTGACCCTGTCAGTACATTAACGTTAAAGTCCGTGTCGATCTCCAGGGCGCTCAGGATCACCACGTTCAGCTTGTTCACGGCACAGCCCTTGTTTAAGGGGTTCGCGTAATAGGAGGCGTCTATTTCCGTGTGCATGGGATTTACAGCAATAGAGTTGACTGCATCCAGGTCAAAACTCTGTACATCGAGCATGCGCTTGATCAGTCCTTCCTGATGCATCTTTACTATCTGGCTGGTTATGCCCCCCAGGGCCCAGCTGCAGGAGACACCCCGACGGCGCATATAGTCCGACAGATAACGGGTTGTCGCCAGAGAGGCCCCGCCGGAACCGGTCTGAAGGGAAAAACCGTCCTCAAAATAGGGGGAATAGGCAATTACATCCGCGGCGTTCTGGGCGATTAAAAGGTCCTTGGGATTGCTGGTTATTCTGGTCGCCCCGGTGGCTATGCGGCTGGAATCCCCCACAGAATCAACCACAACGATGTGATCTACCAGGTCCTGATCGATACTGAAGGGGGTATTGGGGTACTCCACAAGATTATCTGTTATAAGCACTACCTTGGAGGCATGCTTGGCATCGACTATCGCGTAGCCCAGGGAGCCGCAGGCGGACCCTCCGGTAAAGCCGTTGGCATTGCCGTAAACATCGCTGGAAGGAACCCCCAAAAAAGCGACGTCGATCTTGATCTGTCCCGTTTCCACTGCCCGTGCCCGTCCACCGTGGGAGTGAAAGAGAACCGGCACATCCATAAGCCCGGCAGAGATCTGCTCCCCGAGTTTACTCCTGAGGCCGCTGGTTATAATGCGGCTGATCACCTTGTTTTTTATATGTGGAACAAGCTCGTCATGTACCGTTGTCAGGGAAGAGCTTGCCAGGGTCAGGTTTTTAATACCCAGATTTGCAATAACATCCATCACCATATTGACGACCTTGTCGCCGTTACGAAAGTGGTGATGAAAAGAAACTGTCATACCGTCTTTAAGACCGGTTTTGAGCACAGCCTGTTCGACTGTATCCAGCAGTTTATTCAGCCGGGGAAGGTTGCGGTTTCCTTTTTCCTGCCGCACCAGGGGAGTATTGGCAAAGGCCCCCTGAAAGGGTTTGACTTTTTCGTAACCAGGTATTGTATCGGGGATTTCCCGTCCTATAGCATTCTCAGACATTGAACTCCTCCTCGGGGATCCGCAGACCCGAAGCCTTGGCCATCTCGATTACCCGCTCGGCCCGGTCGACCATGGGCTTGTCCACCATCTTGCCGTCCACAGTAATAACGCCGGTATTACGCTTCTTCGCTTCCGCTATACCCCGCATAACCCGCATTGCGGCCTCAACCTCTTTTTCCGTGGGCGCGAAAACATCATGCACCGGACGGATTTGCCGGGGAGATATGATCGACTTGCCGTCGAAACCGAGCTGTTTTGCCATGCGGACTTCTTCCACAAAGCCTTCCTCGTCGTTCAGATCGGAAAACACCGTATCCAGGGCGTATATCCCGGCGGCCCGGGCAGCGGTGACCAGGGCTGAGCGGGCGTAGAATATCTCCGTACCCGCCCTGCTCCGGTTTGTCTTCATGTTGGTAACATAATCTTCCGCTCCGAAGGCGATGCCGATCAGCCGGGAACTGGCTGTGGCTATCTGGTAGGCATTAAGGATGCCCAGGGGACTTTCGATGGCCGCCATCAGACCAATGCTGCCTTCATCCAGACCAATGGACTTCTCCTCTTTCCGGATAAGTTCCTCTACATCATGGATATCCTGGGCGGTCTCGGCCTTGGGAAGCCGGATAATGTCGGGCCCGGCATTGACCATGGCTTTTATGTCATCCCTGCCGTACTCCGAATCCAGGCCGTTAATTCGGACAACGGTTTCAGTACCTTCGTAATTCAAGGTTCGCAGGGCGTGAAAAACCAGAAGCCGGGCGCTGTCCTTTTCGTTTACATCGATGGAGTCTTCCAGGTCGAACATGATTGCATCGGAGCGGTAGATATGGGCATCCTTCACCATGGCGGCGTTGCCTCCGGGAACATACAGCATTGTTCTTCGCAGTTTCATAGCCTCATCGCCTCCACTGCATCTGGCTTATTCCCGCGGCCCGGTAGGCCGCAGCTTCCAGACGGGCCCGGATCGTACAGTCCAGGGCACCTTTATCCTGCAGCAAAACATGAACATCCCGGATTCCCAGCCCCTCCAGAACCTCCTGTACAACTGTATTAATCCGCTTGCCGAATTGTTTTTTTACGATGCTCTCCAGCTCGATGTGTATGCCCGGCTCGGAGGCGGGACTGACGGTAACAAGAACATCACTGGACTCCAGAGTCCCGGCAATGCCTTTTTTGGTGATCTTCACGCAGATCCTCCTTGAAGTTTGCTGCGGATATCCTCCGCTTCTGCGGAGCCAAGAAAATCATAGGTGTACGGGGGCACTAATTTCTTCGTATCTTCAGTTTTTCCGGCGGCAATCAGACGCCGTACCTCGGAGGCGCTTATGGCAGTCCTGTCCGACTCCTTGCGCTCGATCTCAACGACTTCTATGCCATAGCCCGGCAGGATTTCGTGCATGCTCTGGTTGTAACGCCGGGTAACCGGACAGAAAGGCTCCTGGCCAACGTAGCGTCGTTTAATTCCGGCTGCCGGGGCAATATGCTCACCGAAGATGGTCAGATCCAGGTGTGTGTGGGTCTCGAAGATCTTTCCCTTGTCCTTGATAAAGTAGCTTGGAAAGGTGGCATTGGAGATGATATAGTCTCCTCCGGGAATGACCCTGACATTTGCCAGGTCCCGGGTGCCCTCCTTGATCAGCTTCATACGCACATCAAAAGGAAATACCGACCGGTCCTCCTGGACAACAAAGAGAAGAACCAGGGGATTCTCCGCGGCGGCCCGCTCAACAAGATAGCGGTGTCCAAAGGTAAAAGGATTGCAGTTCATTACCAGAGATGCCGCCAGCAGGCTTTGAGGGTTAAGCCCGGAAAGTTCTGCAAGATACAATCCAAAATTGCGGCTGTTATCCTCCAGAAGAAGTACATCCTCGGTGGAGGCTATCCGGGTATACCCAAGAGCGGTAAATTGCTCCCTGTTGTTCGGTGATGTATAGATAAAGAGGGAATCAATACCCTTATTATGGGCCCGGATTTTCAGATAGGTCAGGACTTTGGCGGTAAGATCCTCGCCCCGGTGCTCCTCATCGACAACGACCCCTTTTACCACCTTTCCGGAAAGCGATCCGGTAGCCACCATGGTGTCACCACTGAAAATGCCGATGGAGTATTCAATATCATCCTCGTAATCCAGGCCGTGACGTTCAAGAAATCCTGCAACCTTGTCCCGTTCCGATGGAACCCGCGGCGACAGGCTGCGGACACTGACATTTGCCTCCCAATCCATGATGATAGTGTGATGCACAAATTTGATGCTGTAAGTAAGTGTATCTTTGATTTCTTTGTAGGATTTTTCCTACATCATGAGATGGGCATCAATTTGTGCTTATAAACATACTGGGTAAGCTGGGCATTATTCTTCAGGTTCATCTTCTCAAGCAGCCGGCTGCGATAGGTGCTTACCGTTTTTACACTTATATAGAGTTCGTCGGCAATCTCTGACAGGGTTTTTCCGGAGGCTATGGAAAGCATTACCTGAGTCTCCCGTTCAGAGAGCAGCTCATGGGGCAGAGTCGTGCCGGGGTGCCGTATGGTTTCCAGGAGAATGCTGGAAGTCGTTTCATTCATGTAATGCTCGCCGCGGGCAACCTGACGGACCGCCCGGACCAGCTCTTCCGGTGCCGTCGCCTTGTTCAGGCAGCCCGCAGCACCAAGCTTTAAGGCTCTGGCCGCGTATTGGGTTTCCGGCTGTATGCTCAGCATCAGCACCGGCAGTTCGGGGAACTCCTGCTTGACATCTGCCAGAACGATCATTCCATCCTTGTCAGGAAGGCTTATATCCAGGATCAGGACATCCACAGGGGTCTCCCGAAGCCTGGGCAGAACTTCACAGCCGCGGCCGGTCTCGTATATTTCAGAAACCGAAAGGGATTCTTCCATAAGCTGAATCAGCCCCCGGCGCAAAACCGGGTGGTCATCGGCAATTAAAACGCGCAACATAGTATCATCCTGCTACAGGGATTCTCAAGATTACAGTGGTTCCAAGGGGTGTGGAATGGATCGAAATCTCACCTCCAAGATGTTTCGCCCGCTCCTGCATACCGATTATACCATAGGATTCAGTATCGGTAAGTTTGTTTTTCTCCATACCCTTTCCGTCGTCCCGGACAGTGACAAGAAGATTACCATTAGTCGACTCCAGCAGCATGGATGCCGTCGTAGCATTGGAATGCCGAATAATATTGGTAATCGTCTCCTGAATTATTCTGAAAACCGCCGTGGCCCGATCCACCTTCATATCCGGTGTTGGGCCGATAGAGCGCTGAAACTGAACCGGGGTATGACGCTCTGTCTCGTCCAGGAGCCACTCCACCGCCTCGCCAAGGCTCAGGTTATCAAGAATAACCGGGCGCAGTCTGGTGGCAAGGTCTTTTGACCAGTCCAGGGTTTCGTTGATAATCCCGAGCATGGATTCGTAACGGGCCTGCCGCTGTTCCTGTACCGATGCGGCATTTTGCGAAAGCCAGAAGATATGCATCTTAAGGGTGGTAAGCAGCTGACCAAGCTCATCATGCACATCCCGGGCCACTGCTTTGCGTTCCTCTTCCCTGATGTCCTGCACATAGTTGGAAAACTGCTGCAGCATTCGATTCCGCTTATCGAGCCCGGCGATCCGGATTCTGCCGATAACAACAAAAATCGAAACAAACAGTCCCCCCATAAACAGGGCAAAATACCAGGTCTGATAAAAAGGAGGTACCACTGTTATTTCAAGGTCAGCATAGTTGTTGCTCCATACCCCGTTACTGTTGGTACCCATAACCTGAAGCATGTAGGATCCCGGGGGAAGACTGGAATAGTAGTAGGTGTTCTCTGTCCTCAGATAATGCCAGTCAGTATCAAAACCGTTAAGCCGCACGGCGTATTTGTTTTTCCCGGAATCGGCATAATCCAGGGAGGCAAAAGAGAAACCGATAAAACTGTCCCCGGGATAGACGGTCAGGCTCTCTGTCAGACAGATATTTTTCTCCAAGTAGACCCGTCCTCGTACCGGAATTCCCACTGGGATCTCCTCGTTGAAAAGGCTGAAGCCGGTAATCCGGATATCCGGGGAATAAGCGTTTACATGGACCTTTTCCGGATCAAAGCTCAGAATTCCCCGGGCAGTGCCGAACAGAAGGTTTCCATCGGAGCTGCGAAAATATGCGTTCCGGCCAAACTGATTGGAGAGGGTGCCATCGGATCTCCACAAGTTGGTAATCTGCTCGGTTATCAGGTCAAAGCGGGATAATCCATTTGCGGTACTTACCCACAGATAGCCGCTGTTATCCGGGAGTATACCGAATACATTGTCGTCGGAAAGCCCGTCTCCTACCCGAAAGGCCCGGAACCGGCCGCTCTCCGGATCAAAACGGTTCAATCCGCCCCCGGATGTCCCGATCCAGAGGTTTCCCTCCTTGTCACCGGAGATACAGTTCACACTGTTATCGCTGAGACTGTGGAGATCACCAGGGTCACGGGTGTAATTAACAAAGCGGTCCTCCCCCCGGACCTTCATGCTCAGGCCCCCGTCCCAGGTTCCAATCCATAAATTGCCGCGGGAGTCCTCGTAGAGGGCCCGGATCGAGTTTCCCAGCAGGGATTCCGGCCCGCCGGGAATGTTCATAAAGCTGACGAATCTGTTCTCTCCCGGTACATGCCGGTTCAAACCTCCCCCCTCGGTACCGATCCAGAGTTTCCCATCCCGGTCCACAAGGAGGGCCCAGACGACATCGGAGCTCAGGGATTCAGGATTCTCATGATCCGCATAATACTTCAGGAACCGGTCTTCCCCCTTTCTGTACTGCATCAGGCCGTCACCATCGCTGCCGATCCAGATATTGCCGCCGGCATCCTCCGCCAGGGAGTAGAGATGGTTGCTGCTGATACCGTCAGGATCGTGCGCAGAATGGAGGTAATGAGTCACCGCCCCGTTCTGATTCATACGCAGGAGCCCCTGGCCGTCCGTTGTTACCCAGAACGTACCGTCGGAGGACTCGAGTATCTGCCGTACGTCGTATCCGCCCTGGAGAAGATACTTGAACCCTCTGGCCCGGGGATTATACCTGTCAACACCGCCGCCCCTGGTGGCAACCCATACGATACCTGATTCATCCACATAAATATCACGAATAAAGTCACTGCTCAGGGAAAAATCGCTGTTCTGATCGTGAACTACCGTCCGGGTAGAAAAATCCTGATGCACCAGGACCAGCCCGCTCCGTTCAGTGCCGGCCCAGATTGTGCCGAAATTGTCCTCCGCGATGCATCTGACACTTTTAGCCCCGATTATCTGCCGGAACGAGGGTTCATCGGAAGCAGTTTCAGTAATATAGAGACCTTCATTCTCCAGCCCTACCCAGATTCTGCCCCGGGAGTCTTCGAACACCTCCCGTACCGTTCCCTTGTCAAAATAGTTGCTCAGGGAGAATCCGTCCCGAAACATGGAAAGCCCGCCCCCCTGGGTCCCGATCCACATACGGTCACCGGAGTCCCTGAACAGGACGCGGATAACATCGCTTTTCAGTCCGTCAACCTGAGATTGAGAATACCGGATAAACTGTTCCGTTTCTGTAGTGAAGATGGCGATTCCTGCATCGCCGGTGCCGACCCAGATCCGTCCGGCGGAATCCTCTTCCAGACAGAATACCTTCTGACTGGGGAGGGAGTTCGGGTTATCCGCTTCGGCCTGGTAAACCGAAAAGGATCCATCGGAAAAATTGTATCGGTTCAGGCCGCCTCCGTCGGTACCGATCCAGAGACGCTGATTGGAGTCTTCAAAGACATCAAAAATAACAGAACCGGAAATGCTGTCCGGTTTTGCCTGTTCGGGTTTGAATACCTCTATTTCCCGGCCGTCGTAGCGGTTCAGCCCGGAGAAGGTACCGAACCACATAAAGCCCAGGTGATCCTGATAGACAGAGAAGACGGAATTGTTGGACAAGCCTTCCCGCAGGGAGAGATGAATAAACTGCATTGGTTCCTCTGCGTACTGCGGGGACGCAAGCAGCAGTACAGCTAAAGAAGCCAGGATAATGACCTTTCTCACGACCGCTTATAGTACTGCATAATAAACAACACTTCAAACAGGAAAAATCAGCCGCTTTTCCGTGTCTTTTCCAGGAAAATCGCCTTGATGCCGCCCTTGTCGAGGATATTCATCGCGTAGGGTGAAAGCTTCTCTCCTTCAAGGACTTTCCCCGTCCGTGTATTACGGACCGTACCATTTACCAGATCAAGCTCCAGGGTATCCCCGCTTGCCGCCTGTGCGGCTATTCCTTTGCAGACAAGCAACGGCAGCGCCAGGTTTATGGCATTCCGGTAAAAAATGCGGGCAAAGGATTCGGCTACTACTGCTGCGACACCGGCGTGTTTTAACGCAATAGCCGCGTGTTCCCGGCTGGAACCGCAGCCAAAATTGGTACCCGCTACCACGATATCACAGGGCTGCACCCTGGAGGCAAACTCCGGGTCTGCGCCTTCCAGGCAGTGCTGCGCAACATCTTCCGGCTCTACCAGTTCCAGGTACTGCCCCGGATAAATCTGGTCGGTATCGATGTTCTTTCCAAAAAGATGGGCTTTCCCGACATAGAAGGTTTTCATGGACTGTTCCTTTTGATGTAATCCCTGGGGTCCGCAAGTTTTCCCGACAGAGCCGAGACGGCTACCAGTGCCGGGGATCCAAGATAGATAGAGGCTTCCCCGCTCCCCATACGTCCGGGAAAATTCCTGTTCGTGGAGGAAACACAAACCTCACCTTTTGCCAGTATCCCCGCGTGGGTCCCC from Marispirochaeta sp. encodes the following:
- a CDS encoding response regulator transcription factor, which codes for MLRVLIADDHPVLRRGLIQLMEESLSVSEIYETGRGCEVLPRLRETPVDVLILDISLPDKDGMIVLADVKQEFPELPVLMLSIQPETQYAARALKLGAAGCLNKATAPEELVRAVRQVARGEHYMNETTSSILLETIRHPGTTLPHELLSERETQVMLSIASGKTLSEIADELYISVKTVSTYRSRLLEKMNLKNNAQLTQYVYKHKLMPIS
- a CDS encoding 3-isopropylmalate dehydratase small subunit yields the protein MKTFYVGKAHLFGKNIDTDQIYPGQYLELVEPEDVAQHCLEGADPEFASRVQPCDIVVAGTNFGCGSSREHAAIALKHAGVAAVVAESFARIFYRNAINLALPLLVCKGIAAQAASGDTLELDLVNGTVRNTRTGKVLEGEKLSPYAMNILDKGGIKAIFLEKTRKSG
- the citE gene encoding citrate (pro-3S)-lyase subunit beta, producing the protein MKLRRTMLYVPGGNAAMVKDAHIYRSDAIMFDLEDSIDVNEKDSARLLVFHALRTLNYEGTETVVRINGLDSEYGRDDIKAMVNAGPDIIRLPKAETAQDIHDVEELIRKEEKSIGLDEGSIGLMAAIESPLGILNAYQIATASSRLIGIAFGAEDYVTNMKTNRSRAGTEIFYARSALVTAARAAGIYALDTVFSDLNDEEGFVEEVRMAKQLGFDGKSIISPRQIRPVHDVFAPTEKEVEAAMRVMRGIAEAKKRNTGVITVDGKMVDKPMVDRAERVIEMAKASGLRIPEEEFNV
- the citF gene encoding citrate lyase subunit alpha; this encodes MSENAIGREIPDTIPGYEKVKPFQGAFANTPLVRQEKGNRNLPRLNKLLDTVEQAVLKTGLKDGMTVSFHHHFRNGDKVVNMVMDVIANLGIKNLTLASSSLTTVHDELVPHIKNKVISRIITSGLRSKLGEQISAGLMDVPVLFHSHGGRARAVETGQIKIDVAFLGVPSSDVYGNANGFTGGSACGSLGYAIVDAKHASKVVLITDNLVEYPNTPFSIDQDLVDHIVVVDSVGDSSRIATGATRITSNPKDLLIAQNAADVIAYSPYFEDGFSLQTGSGGASLATTRYLSDYMRRRGVSCSWALGGITSQIVKMHQEGLIKRMLDVQSFDLDAVNSIAVNPMHTEIDASYYANPLNKGCAVNKLNVVILSALEIDTDFNVNVLTGSDGIIMGASGGHSDTAVGSGLSIVVAPLIRGRISSVVDRVLTVITPGESVDILVTDRGIAINPRRKDLVDYYRGSKLPLYTIHELKERAERVAGTPEPIKFGDKIVGLVEYRDGTIIDVIRNVAD
- a CDS encoding tripartite tricarboxylate transporter substrate-binding protein is translated as MKKIMVSLLVLSICFALAAPLVAEGQKEGGQVQYPKGALDFVAPSGAGGGWDLTIRTVAKVLKDTGLVKVPMPVRNNPGAGGAVHLASLQEKPKADNIITVYSPPLILTKLSGSTDLNYENVTPLANLIADYAVFVVKADSKYDSIMDVMNALKKDPKSIKIGGTSSAGSMDHIQFLIMAKAAGVKNLRQIDYVNFNDSGAAQVMGGHIDLFSTGLSEVRGLIESGDLKALAQTADHRVGEGVVAAIPTCMEAGISETFVNWRGLFGPPEMPQYAVDFWVNTLNQMVKTEEWKQAKIKNGWDDFYMQGPEYLAFLKKVDQSYRSILDEIGMLAD
- the citC gene encoding [citrate (pro-3S)-lyase] ligase, whose translation is MHHTIIMDWEANVSVRSLSPRVPSERDKVAGFLERHGLDYEDDIEYSIGIFSGDTMVATGSLSGKVVKGVVVDEEHRGEDLTAKVLTYLKIRAHNKGIDSLFIYTSPNNREQFTALGYTRIASTEDVLLLEDNSRNFGLYLAELSGLNPQSLLAASLVMNCNPFTFGHRYLVERAAAENPLVLLFVVQEDRSVFPFDVRMKLIKEGTRDLANVRVIPGGDYIISNATFPSYFIKDKGKIFETHTHLDLTIFGEHIAPAAGIKRRYVGQEPFCPVTRRYNQSMHEILPGYGIEVVEIERKESDRTAISASEVRRLIAAGKTEDTKKLVPPYTYDFLGSAEAEDIRSKLQGGSA
- a CDS encoding two-component regulator propeller domain-containing protein; this translates as MRKVIILASLAVLLLASPQYAEEPMQFIHLSLREGLSNNSVFSVYQDHLGFMWFGTFSGLNRYDGREIEVFKPEQAKPDSISGSVIFDVFEDSNQRLWIGTDGGGLNRYNFSDGSFSVYQAEADNPNSLPSQKVFCLEEDSAGRIWVGTGDAGIAIFTTETEQFIRYSQSQVDGLKSDVIRVLFRDSGDRMWIGTQGGGLSMFRDGFSLSNYFDKGTVREVFEDSRGRIWVGLENEGLYITETASDEPSFRQIIGAKSVRCIAEDNFGTIWAGTERSGLVLVHQDFSTRTVVHDQNSDFSLSSDFIRDIYVDESGIVWVATRGGGVDRYNPRARGFKYLLQGGYDVRQILESSDGTFWVTTDGQGLLRMNQNGAVTHYLHSAHDPDGISSNHLYSLAEDAGGNIWIGSDGDGLMQYRKGEDRFLKYYADHENPESLSSDVVWALLVDRDGKLWIGTEGGGLNRHVPGENRFVSFMNIPGGPESLLGNSIRALYEDSRGNLWIGTWDGGLSMKVRGEDRFVNYTRDPGDLHSLSDNSVNCISGDKEGNLWIGTSGGGLNRFDPESGRFRAFRVGDGLSDDNVFGILPDNSGYLWVSTANGLSRFDLITEQITNLWRSDGTLSNQFGRNAYFRSSDGNLLFGTARGILSFDPEKVHVNAYSPDIRITGFSLFNEEIPVGIPVRGRVYLEKNICLTESLTVYPGDSFIGFSFASLDYADSGKNKYAVRLNGFDTDWHYLRTENTYYYSSLPPGSYMLQVMGTNSNGVWSNNYADLEITVVPPFYQTWYFALFMGGLFVSIFVVIGRIRIAGLDKRNRMLQQFSNYVQDIREEERKAVARDVHDELGQLLTTLKMHIFWLSQNAASVQEQRQARYESMLGIINETLDWSKDLATRLRPVILDNLSLGEAVEWLLDETERHTPVQFQRSIGPTPDMKVDRATAVFRIIQETITNIIRHSNATTASMLLESTNGNLLVTVRDDGKGMEKNKLTDTESYGIIGMQERAKHLGGEISIHSTPLGTTVILRIPVAG
- the citD gene encoding citrate lyase acyl carrier protein; translation: MKITKKGIAGTLESSDVLVTVSPASEPGIHIELESIVKKQFGKRINTVVQEVLEGLGIRDVHVLLQDKGALDCTIRARLEAAAYRAAGISQMQWRR